Proteins encoded within one genomic window of Solidesulfovibrio sp.:
- a CDS encoding FAD-dependent oxidoreductase encodes MAKRHAYDVLVLGGGAAGLTVASGAAQLGARTLLVEREGRLGGDCLHYGCVPSKALLATAHARHLLARAGDFGLPAVAAPPVDFAAVRRRIEAVVAGIQEHDSPERFRRLGADVRFGEARFVGDHEIALDGRRIDADRIVIATGSRAAVPDLPGLAETGWLTNRELFSLEALPEHLVILGGGAVAVEMGQAFARLGARVTLVQRGPRLLSREDPDLAAVVAGRLAAEGVDLRLGARLVAAAAGPGGTRQVVFERDGRRETVVGTHILAAQGRLANLDGLGLDAAGVDHTQKGLVLDARLRTSRGHIFGAGDVTGSHLFTHAAGYEGGVVVAGAVLRLPRKADYRHLPRCLYTEPQLAVVGMTEAEARGAGELGEVVVEPFAGNDRARAEGTAEGLCKLVLGRRGRLLGVGIVGPAAGELAAPFAVALAGRLGLGSLAGAVLPYPTLAEIGKRAAGQPLSRKLFSPPVRRLLGVVLGYRGRGPTDL; translated from the coding sequence ATGGCCAAACGGCATGCGTACGACGTGTTGGTTCTGGGCGGCGGGGCGGCCGGGCTGACGGTTGCCTCCGGGGCGGCCCAACTGGGCGCCAGGACACTTTTGGTCGAGCGCGAGGGGCGCCTGGGCGGCGACTGCCTGCATTACGGCTGCGTGCCGAGCAAGGCGCTGCTGGCCACGGCCCATGCCCGGCATCTGCTGGCCCGGGCCGGGGACTTCGGCCTGCCGGCCGTAGCCGCGCCGCCGGTGGATTTTGCCGCCGTGCGCCGCCGCATCGAGGCGGTTGTGGCCGGTATCCAGGAACACGACTCCCCCGAGCGCTTCCGGCGCCTGGGCGCGGACGTGCGTTTCGGCGAAGCCCGGTTCGTGGGCGACCACGAGATCGCGCTCGACGGCCGGCGCATCGACGCCGACCGCATCGTCATCGCCACGGGCTCCCGGGCGGCCGTCCCCGACCTGCCGGGCCTGGCCGAAACCGGCTGGCTGACCAACCGCGAGCTATTTTCCCTGGAGGCCCTGCCCGAACATCTCGTCATCCTGGGCGGCGGGGCCGTGGCCGTGGAGATGGGGCAGGCCTTCGCACGGCTGGGGGCGCGGGTGACCCTGGTGCAGCGCGGCCCGCGCCTGCTGTCTCGCGAGGACCCGGACCTGGCCGCGGTGGTGGCCGGGCGCCTGGCCGCCGAGGGGGTGGATCTGCGCCTGGGGGCGCGGCTGGTCGCGGCCGCCGCCGGCCCGGGCGGGACCAGGCAAGTGGTCTTCGAACGCGACGGCCGGCGCGAGACGGTCGTCGGCACGCACATCCTCGCCGCCCAGGGGCGCCTGGCCAACCTGGACGGCCTGGGCCTTGACGCGGCCGGGGTTGACCATACACAAAAAGGCCTTGTCCTGGACGCCCGGCTGCGGACGTCGCGGGGGCATATTTTCGGGGCCGGCGACGTCACGGGCAGCCACCTTTTCACCCACGCCGCCGGTTACGAAGGCGGGGTGGTGGTGGCCGGGGCGGTGCTGCGGTTGCCGCGCAAGGCCGACTATCGCCATTTGCCGCGCTGCCTCTACACCGAACCGCAGTTGGCCGTGGTCGGCATGACCGAGGCCGAGGCGCGCGGGGCCGGCGAGCTTGGCGAGGTGGTGGTCGAGCCCTTTGCCGGCAACGACCGGGCCCGGGCCGAAGGGACGGCCGAAGGGCTGTGCAAGCTGGTGCTCGGCCGGCGCGGCAGGCTTTTGGGCGTGGGCATCGTCGGCCCGGCGGCCGGGGAACTGGCCGCGCCCTTTGCCGTGGCCCTGGCCGGCAGGCTCGGCCTGGGCAGCCTGGCCGGGGCGGTGCTGCCCTATCCGACCCTGGCCGAAATCGGGAAACGGGCGGCCGGACAGCCGCTTTCGCGAAAATTGTTTTCCCCGCCGGTGCGGCGCCTGCTGGGTGTGGTCTTGGGCTACCGGGGGCGCGGTCCGACGGACCTATGA
- a CDS encoding glycosyltransferase, with the protein MKVALYAPFKPLDHPAPSGDRTIGRELAAALAEQGIEAVVPTRFRSRWFSARPTLWFKALAARREALATARREGVAAFVTYHAYYKSPDVVGPYVARTLGIPYVIFQGIYSTKPRRRLATRLGFELNRRALLAARVVFTNRRLDAVNLRRLLPGDRIVAVRPGIDPALFAFDAAARRELRRAWAVGEVPVVVTAAMFRDDVKSKSLAYLFTRLGELAREGVPFFLVVAGDGEMRGPLAALAERELPGRHRFLGLVAREELGAVYGAGDLFAFPGIRESLGMVYLEAQAAGLPVVALADGGVPEVVEDGITGLLTPPGEAGAYREALRALLVDKARRRGMGEAAGAYVRAEHDRSINYGTVAAILRRLAGRA; encoded by the coding sequence GTGAAGGTCGCCCTGTACGCGCCCTTCAAGCCCCTGGACCACCCCGCGCCCTCGGGCGACCGGACCATCGGCCGGGAGCTGGCCGCCGCCCTGGCCGAACAGGGCATCGAGGCGGTGGTGCCGACCCGGTTCCGTTCCCGCTGGTTTTCGGCCCGGCCGACACTCTGGTTCAAGGCCCTGGCCGCCCGGCGCGAGGCCTTGGCAACGGCCCGGCGGGAGGGGGTGGCGGCCTTTGTCACCTACCACGCCTACTACAAGTCCCCGGATGTGGTCGGCCCGTATGTCGCCCGGACCCTCGGCATTCCCTACGTGATCTTCCAGGGCATCTATTCCACCAAGCCGCGCCGCCGGTTGGCCACGCGCCTGGGCTTCGAGCTCAACCGCCGGGCCTTGCTGGCCGCCCGGGTGGTGTTCACCAACCGCCGCCTGGACGCGGTCAATTTGCGGCGGCTGTTGCCGGGCGATCGGATCGTCGCCGTGCGCCCGGGCATCGATCCGGCCCTTTTTGCCTTCGACGCGGCCGCCCGCCGGGAACTGCGCCGGGCCTGGGCCGTGGGCGAGGTGCCGGTCGTGGTCACGGCGGCCATGTTTCGCGACGACGTCAAATCGAAAAGCCTGGCCTATCTGTTCACGCGCCTGGGGGAGCTGGCCCGGGAGGGGGTGCCGTTTTTCCTGGTCGTGGCCGGGGACGGCGAGATGCGCGGGCCGCTGGCCGCCCTGGCCGAGCGGGAGTTGCCGGGCCGGCACCGATTTTTGGGGCTCGTGGCGCGCGAGGAGCTCGGCGCGGTCTACGGCGCCGGGGACCTGTTCGCCTTTCCGGGCATCCGGGAGTCGCTGGGCATGGTCTACCTGGAGGCCCAGGCGGCCGGGTTGCCCGTGGTCGCCCTGGCCGACGGCGGCGTGCCCGAGGTGGTGGAGGACGGGATCACCGGACTGCTGACCCCGCCCGGCGAGGCCGGGGCCTACCGCGAGGCCCTGCGCGCCCTGCTCGTGGACAAGGCCCGGCGGCGCGGCATGGGCGAGGCGGCCGGCGCCTACGTCCGGGCCGAGCACGACCGTTCCATCAATTATGGAACGGTGGCGGCCATTCTGCGCCGGCTGGCCGGCCGGGCCTGA
- a CDS encoding NAD(P)/FAD-dependent oxidoreductase — MKQAYDLVVLGGGPACGPAARLCREAGWSVAVVEAGLLGGVCPHTGCNPKKVLMAAPEAMAAAAHLAGKGLTGGPSVDWPALMAFKRTFTAPIEARIEAYYKELGVAVLRGRGVFTGPTTVRVGEEEIAAQKILIAVGAAPQTFTFPGAEHLATSDDFLDLDRLPGRIAFLGGGFIAFELAHIAAVCGARATILSHGDKALRRFDQDAVSRLVTATRALGIDVRLEAPVGRIRREAGGLVVETPQGEVAADLVVNAAGRPPHLAGLGLEAAGIEANARGIVVNEFLQCPGNPDVYAAGDCLDAPYALTPTADLESRVAGENMVAGNTTAIDRTGTPSVLFTLPPLAFVGLTEDACRKRGVAYHKKETDLADSFPWKRLGEDTGYAKTLVSPEDDRILGAHILGHAGEEVINVVALAMRQHIPAEALRQGIWAYPTAGYYLRYLF, encoded by the coding sequence ATGAAGCAGGCATACGATCTGGTGGTGCTGGGCGGCGGCCCGGCCTGCGGCCCGGCGGCGAGGCTTTGCCGCGAGGCCGGCTGGTCCGTGGCCGTGGTCGAGGCGGGGCTTCTGGGTGGGGTCTGCCCGCATACGGGCTGCAACCCCAAAAAGGTGCTCATGGCCGCTCCCGAGGCCATGGCCGCCGCCGCCCATCTGGCCGGCAAGGGGCTCACGGGCGGCCCGAGCGTCGATTGGCCGGCGCTGATGGCCTTCAAGCGCACCTTCACCGCGCCCATCGAGGCGCGCATCGAGGCCTATTACAAGGAACTCGGCGTCGCCGTCCTGCGCGGCCGGGGCGTGTTCACCGGCCCGACCACGGTGCGGGTGGGCGAGGAGGAGATCGCGGCCCAAAAAATCCTCATCGCCGTGGGCGCCGCCCCGCAAACCTTCACCTTCCCCGGGGCCGAACACCTGGCCACCAGCGACGATTTCCTGGACCTGGACCGCCTGCCCGGACGAATCGCCTTCCTCGGCGGCGGGTTCATCGCCTTCGAGCTGGCCCACATCGCGGCCGTGTGCGGCGCCCGGGCGACGATCCTCAGCCATGGCGACAAGGCCCTGCGCCGCTTCGACCAGGACGCGGTCTCGCGGCTGGTCACGGCCACCCGCGCCCTGGGCATCGACGTGCGCCTCGAGGCCCCGGTCGGCCGCATCCGCCGGGAAGCCGGCGGCCTCGTCGTCGAGACCCCCCAGGGCGAAGTGGCGGCCGACCTGGTGGTCAACGCCGCCGGCCGGCCGCCGCACCTGGCCGGGCTGGGCCTGGAGGCGGCGGGCATCGAGGCCAACGCGCGCGGCATCGTGGTCAACGAATTCCTGCAATGCCCGGGCAACCCCGACGTCTACGCCGCCGGCGACTGCCTGGACGCGCCGTATGCGTTGACCCCCACGGCGGACCTGGAAAGCCGGGTGGCCGGCGAGAACATGGTTGCCGGCAACACGACGGCCATCGACCGCACCGGCACGCCGAGCGTCCTGTTCACCCTGCCCCCCCTGGCGTTCGTCGGGCTCACCGAGGACGCATGCCGCAAGCGGGGCGTCGCCTATCACAAAAAGGAAACCGACCTGGCCGATTCCTTTCCCTGGAAACGCCTGGGCGAGGACACCGGCTACGCCAAGACGCTGGTCTCTCCCGAGGACGACCGCATCCTCGGCGCCCACATCCTGGGCCACGCCGGCGAGGAGGTCATCAACGTCGTGGCCCTGGCCATGCGCCAGCACATCCCGGCCGAGGCCCTGCGCCAGGGCATCTGGGCCTATCCCACGGCCGGCTACTACCTGCGCTACCTGTTCTAG
- a CDS encoding PAS domain-containing protein produces the protein MANLHETPLRDLLPAAPLMFGMWTTAAMAARVLLDAGAGEGLVLDGGRPQGVVTTRGLIRVLLRDQSRAAHLAARDIMDPVAVSPEADYLPAALRHMLAAPSRRLAVVDATGKALGVLAPFHVARLAAACDELTGRTVASAMARAVVMAAPGEPLAEVLARMLRLGVGGVVVAAADRPQGMFTARDAVGILAGRGDIATLVTEAVMRAPVVAISPQLPLTEAIRGMDGAGAGRLAVTDAAGYLVGLLTWTDVATALSRVLSEGEAAALRERAELFRDLYDNAAQGLFRLDPSGRPLAANKTMARLLGYRDVADLLRQARHPAHPLRLDTPERREMLIRALAQPEPVPFETMVYRQDGTATRMACQARAVRDAVGSPRCLEGACVETSPCPAPGAPGAPEALEAGYRAIVEGQSELVCRLDADRRLLYANAAYARYWGLTPQECRGLPFVPDIPPEDDARRQARLEALCPARPTTGFEHRVSRPDGRERWQRWTCRAIFDPAGEKVGYQCAGRDVTARRRAQQMLRTRLAKALALLDSLPLPLFAKDAEGRYTACNPAFEDLVGMSREKLLGKRLTDLMPPLEPEDCEAQDRRLLDKGGRQVYEAGFRTAAGPRRLRIRKAVIRDAETGATVGIAGVAMDVTERRRVEEAAAQVREALESDLARLAGEREKHEAAWEKAEVRRRGLEQFLNVVLSAVSDGVSVLTPDMVILSANRALRALYPDRGEMVGRKCHDVFQGLGMPCQDCPAIRALATRKLTMSVVPKNEAGKQVGWVELFCYPLLGEDGELSGVVEIVRDVTAGRKLEAELAAALERAEAASQAKGAFLANMSHEIRTPLNAVLGYVQLMRGDRLEARQRERLAVVEESAAALLSIINDILDYSKIEAGRMELKAETFDLGRCLEAVLKEQEVLAQEKGLSLVLSIEAAVPRVIRGDGLRLRQVLRNLVNNAVKYTEEGGVILRAENLGQAPAGEGEGRRVTLRLSVADTGTGIPPEQQETIFDSFTQVDAGLTKRQAGTGLGLAICRRLAGLMGGEVHLRSHLGQGSTFWLDCPFEVEAAAPRQGAEPGVPVRAAPPARLRILLVEDNRVNRLFAADLLESRGHEVVVAENGRAALEFLAAEQADVVLMDIQMPVMDGLTATRAIRAGHLNIDPNLPVIGLSAYAMDQERERFLAAGLDDYITKPIDVDAFFLAVRDVLTRRGRLPAAGGTAPPSEVFDAPALFRLYRDKTGLLIRVGREFVASVPEQVNALEVAAGDGDMQVCERVAHTLKGNAAMFGAKAMRALAAEMEVAAAAGDTAQVRGRVPCLREACRAVVAGMDDYLRRLGG, from the coding sequence ATGGCCAATCTCCACGAAACGCCGTTGCGCGACCTTCTCCCCGCCGCACCGTTGATGTTCGGCATGTGGACCACGGCCGCCATGGCCGCCCGCGTCCTCCTCGACGCCGGCGCCGGGGAGGGCCTCGTCCTCGACGGTGGCCGCCCTCAGGGGGTGGTCACCACCCGGGGGCTGATCCGGGTCCTGCTGCGGGACCAGAGCCGGGCCGCCCACCTGGCCGCCCGGGACATCATGGATCCCGTGGCCGTCAGCCCCGAGGCCGACTATCTGCCCGCCGCCCTGCGCCACATGCTGGCCGCGCCGTCGCGCCGACTGGCCGTGGTGGACGCCACGGGCAAGGCCCTGGGCGTGCTGGCGCCGTTTCACGTGGCCCGCCTGGCCGCGGCCTGCGACGAGCTGACCGGCCGCACCGTGGCCAGCGCCATGGCCCGGGCCGTGGTCATGGCCGCACCCGGCGAGCCCCTGGCCGAGGTGCTCGCCCGCATGCTGCGCCTGGGCGTGGGCGGTGTCGTGGTGGCCGCCGCGGACCGGCCCCAGGGCATGTTCACGGCCCGCGACGCCGTGGGAATCCTGGCCGGCCGGGGCGACATCGCGACGCTGGTCACGGAGGCGGTCATGCGCGCGCCGGTGGTGGCCATTTCGCCCCAACTGCCGCTGACCGAGGCCATACGCGGCATGGACGGCGCCGGCGCCGGACGGCTGGCCGTCACCGACGCCGCCGGCTATCTCGTGGGCCTGCTCACCTGGACGGACGTGGCCACGGCCCTGTCGCGGGTCCTGTCCGAGGGCGAGGCGGCGGCGCTTCGCGAGCGGGCGGAACTGTTCCGCGACCTTTACGACAACGCCGCCCAGGGCCTTTTCCGGCTGGATCCGTCGGGCCGCCCCCTGGCCGCCAACAAGACCATGGCCCGTCTCCTGGGCTACCGGGACGTGGCCGACCTGCTGCGCCAGGCCCGGCATCCGGCCCATCCCCTGCGCCTGGATACGCCCGAGCGGCGCGAGATGCTCATCCGCGCCCTGGCCCAGCCCGAGCCCGTGCCCTTCGAAACCATGGTCTACCGCCAGGACGGCACGGCCACGCGAATGGCTTGCCAGGCCCGCGCCGTGCGTGACGCCGTGGGTTCGCCGCGTTGCCTGGAGGGGGCCTGCGTCGAAACGTCGCCCTGCCCGGCGCCCGGCGCCCCCGGGGCCCCCGAAGCCCTCGAAGCCGGCTACCGGGCCATCGTCGAGGGCCAATCCGAGCTCGTCTGCCGCCTGGACGCGGACAGGCGGCTGCTCTACGCCAACGCCGCCTATGCCCGCTACTGGGGCCTGACGCCACAGGAGTGCCGGGGGTTGCCCTTCGTGCCGGACATCCCGCCCGAGGACGACGCCCGGCGGCAGGCGCGCCTGGAGGCGCTTTGCCCCGCGCGCCCGACCACCGGCTTCGAGCACCGGGTTTCGCGCCCCGACGGCCGGGAACGCTGGCAGCGTTGGACCTGCCGGGCCATTTTCGACCCGGCCGGCGAAAAGGTCGGCTACCAGTGCGCGGGCCGCGACGTCACGGCCCGCCGGCGCGCCCAGCAGATGCTGCGCACCCGGCTGGCCAAGGCCCTGGCCCTGCTCGACTCCCTGCCGCTGCCCCTTTTCGCCAAGGATGCCGAGGGGCGCTATACGGCCTGCAATCCGGCCTTCGAGGATCTGGTCGGCATGTCGCGGGAGAAGCTCCTCGGCAAGCGGCTGACGGATTTGATGCCGCCCCTGGAGCCGGAGGACTGCGAGGCCCAGGACCGGCGCCTGTTGGACAAGGGGGGGCGGCAGGTCTACGAGGCCGGCTTCCGAACCGCCGCCGGGCCGCGCCGCCTGCGCATCCGCAAGGCCGTGATCCGCGACGCCGAGACCGGGGCCACCGTGGGCATCGCCGGCGTGGCCATGGACGTGACCGAGCGGCGACGCGTGGAGGAAGCCGCCGCCCAGGTGCGCGAAGCCCTGGAATCCGACCTGGCCCGCCTGGCCGGGGAACGGGAAAAGCACGAGGCCGCCTGGGAGAAGGCCGAAGTCCGCCGGCGCGGCCTGGAGCAATTTTTGAATGTCGTTTTGTCCGCCGTGTCCGACGGCGTGTCCGTGCTGACTCCGGACATGGTCATCCTCTCGGCCAACCGGGCTCTGCGCGCCCTGTACCCCGACCGGGGGGAGATGGTCGGCCGCAAATGCCACGACGTCTTCCAGGGCCTGGGCATGCCCTGCCAGGACTGCCCGGCGATCCGGGCCCTGGCCACCCGCAAGCTGACCATGAGCGTGGTGCCGAAAAACGAGGCCGGCAAGCAGGTCGGCTGGGTGGAGCTTTTCTGTTATCCGCTGCTGGGCGAGGACGGCGAGCTCAGCGGGGTGGTGGAGATCGTGCGCGACGTCACGGCCGGGCGCAAGCTCGAGGCGGAACTGGCCGCCGCCCTGGAGCGGGCCGAGGCGGCCAGCCAGGCCAAGGGCGCCTTCTTGGCCAACATGAGCCACGAGATCCGCACGCCCCTCAATGCCGTGCTCGGCTACGTCCAGCTCATGCGGGGCGACAGGCTCGAAGCCCGGCAGCGCGAACGGCTGGCCGTGGTCGAGGAGTCCGCCGCGGCACTGCTCTCCATCATCAACGACATCCTCGACTACTCCAAGATCGAGGCCGGCCGCATGGAGCTCAAGGCCGAGACCTTCGACCTCGGGCGCTGCCTGGAGGCGGTGCTCAAGGAGCAGGAGGTCCTGGCCCAGGAAAAGGGGCTGTCCCTGGTCCTTTCCATCGAGGCGGCCGTGCCGCGCGTGATCCGGGGCGACGGGCTGCGCCTGCGCCAGGTGCTGCGCAACCTCGTCAACAACGCCGTCAAGTACACCGAGGAGGGCGGGGTGATCCTGCGGGCCGAGAACCTCGGCCAGGCGCCGGCCGGCGAGGGCGAGGGGCGGCGGGTGACGCTGCGCCTGTCCGTGGCCGACACCGGCACCGGCATCCCCCCGGAGCAACAGGAAACCATTTTCGACAGTTTCACCCAGGTCGACGCCGGCCTGACCAAGCGCCAGGCCGGAACCGGGCTCGGGCTGGCCATCTGCCGCCGCCTGGCCGGGCTCATGGGCGGCGAAGTCCATCTGCGCAGCCACCTCGGCCAGGGCAGCACCTTCTGGCTCGACTGCCCCTTCGAGGTGGAGGCGGCCGCGCCGCGCCAGGGTGCGGAGCCGGGCGTGCCCGTCCGGGCGGCCCCGCCCGCCCGCCTGCGCATCCTGCTGGTGGAGGACAACCGGGTCAACCGCCTTTTCGCCGCCGATCTCCTGGAAAGCCGGGGGCATGAGGTGGTCGTGGCCGAGAACGGCCGGGCCGCCCTGGAATTTCTGGCCGCCGAACAGGCGGACGTGGTGCTCATGGACATCCAGATGCCGGTCATGGACGGCCTGACCGCCACCCGGGCCATCCGGGCCGGGCACTTGAACATCGACCCGAACCTGCCGGTCATCGGCCTTTCGGCCTACGCCATGGACCAGGAACGGGAACGTTTCCTGGCCGCCGGCCTCGACGACTACATCACCAAGCCCATCGACGTGGACGCGTTTTTCCTGGCCGTGCGCGACGTGCTGACCCGTCGGGGGCGCCTGCCGGCGGCGGGGGGCACGGCGCCGCCGAGCGAGGTGTTCGACGCTCCGGCCCTTTTCCGGCTCTACCGCGACAAGACGGGGCTGCTTATCCGGGTGGGCCGGGAGTTCGTGGCCTCGGTGCCGGAGCAGGTCAACGCCCTGGAGGTGGCCGCCGGCGACGGGGACATGCAGGTGTGCGAGCGGGTGGCTCATACGCTCAAGGGCAACGCGGCCATGTTCGGGGCCAAGGCCATGCGGGCCCTGGCGGCGGAGATGGAGGTCGCGGCCGCGGCCGGCGATACGGCCCAGGTGCGGGGGCGGGTGCCGTGCCTGCGCGAGGCCTGCCGGGCGGTCGTGGCGGGCATGGACGACTATTTGCGGCGCCTGGGCGGCTAG
- a CDS encoding RNA methyltransferase, whose product MLDALTIVLFRPKFSENVGAAARACANMGVSRLVLVDPPAFDIDRARPMATSKGGLLLDRLAVVPTLARAVAEARLVLGTTARLGGWRSAILSPEQAAAAARDSLAGGDGVAVVFGPEDAGLTNRETQLCAHLVNIPTAGEATSLNLAQAVLIVCYEIFKATQGLAAAPAGPTPSRAVSHAEGEALFSALRRMLLTIDCIKPDNPDYWMLPVRRFIERVGLKRKEYNLLMGICRQIDWAVATGGKKPAAGDPMDSRP is encoded by the coding sequence ATGCTCGACGCTTTGACCATCGTCCTTTTCCGGCCGAAATTTTCCGAAAACGTCGGCGCCGCCGCCCGGGCCTGCGCCAACATGGGCGTGTCGCGCCTGGTGCTCGTCGATCCCCCGGCCTTCGACATCGACCGGGCCCGGCCCATGGCCACGAGCAAGGGCGGGCTGCTGCTCGACCGGCTGGCCGTCGTGCCGACGTTGGCCCGGGCCGTGGCCGAGGCCCGGCTGGTGCTCGGCACCACGGCCCGCCTGGGCGGCTGGCGCTCGGCCATCCTGAGCCCCGAGCAGGCGGCGGCCGCCGCCCGGGACAGCCTGGCCGGCGGCGACGGCGTGGCCGTGGTCTTCGGCCCGGAGGACGCCGGGCTCACCAACCGGGAAACGCAACTGTGCGCCCACCTGGTCAACATCCCCACGGCCGGCGAGGCCACCTCGCTCAATCTGGCCCAGGCCGTGCTCATCGTCTGCTACGAGATCTTCAAGGCGACTCAGGGGCTCGCTGCCGCCCCGGCCGGGCCCACGCCCTCGCGGGCCGTCAGCCATGCCGAAGGCGAGGCCCTTTTTTCCGCCCTGCGCCGGATGCTGCTCACCATCGACTGCATCAAGCCCGACAATCCGGACTACTGGATGCTGCCCGTGCGGCGGTTCATCGAGCGGGTGGGGCTCAAGCGCAAGGAGTACAACCTCCTCATGGGCATCTGCCGCCAGATCGACTGGGCCGTGGCCACGGGCGGGAAAAAGCCGGCTGCGGGCGACCCCATGGACAGCCGGCCGTGA
- a CDS encoding glycosyltransferase encodes MTQRQKTPVLVMVLKGYPRLSETFISNEIELLESLGLRVRIVSMRDPREAARHASVYRIKADVVYLPDRILPALGELLYENLRAAADAPAGYARAVWRLLGQLVKTRRSATLKHLLQAGFLCRRALGPGEAVHLHAHFAHSPTSVALYAGLMRGAPVSFTGHAKDVWTQDPRKLADKIGRAAFVVTCTRANAAYLRRLSPNGTPVFPVYHGIDLRLFDGDRADAPAGPPWRVLTVARLTAKKGLDTVLAALGELVRQGFDCTYDLVGEGEDRPALQAQARALGLADRVTFHGALPHEAVLHLYRRAHVFALGCRVLPNGDRDGVPNVLVEAMAMGVPVAATNVSALPELARDGETALTCPPDDPAALAAAIRRLAEDAPLRERLVRAGQAAVARDFDNAANTLALADIFRRHAGAPAGIFAAARRGAP; translated from the coding sequence ATGACGCAACGGCAAAAGACCCCGGTGCTGGTCATGGTCCTCAAGGGCTATCCACGCCTGTCCGAGACGTTTATTTCCAACGAGATCGAGCTCCTGGAGTCCCTGGGCTTGCGGGTGCGCATCGTGTCCATGCGCGACCCCCGCGAGGCCGCCCGCCACGCCTCGGTCTACCGCATCAAGGCCGACGTGGTGTACCTGCCGGACCGCATCCTGCCGGCCCTGGGCGAGCTGCTCTACGAGAACCTCCGGGCGGCGGCCGACGCCCCGGCCGGCTACGCCCGGGCCGTGTGGCGCCTGCTCGGCCAGTTGGTGAAAACCCGCCGCTCGGCCACGCTCAAGCACCTGCTCCAGGCCGGGTTCCTGTGCCGCCGGGCCCTGGGGCCGGGCGAGGCCGTCCATCTCCACGCCCATTTCGCCCATTCGCCGACCTCGGTCGCGCTGTATGCCGGGCTCATGCGCGGTGCGCCCGTGAGCTTCACCGGCCACGCCAAGGACGTCTGGACCCAGGACCCGCGCAAGCTGGCCGATAAAATCGGCCGGGCGGCCTTCGTCGTCACCTGCACGCGAGCCAACGCCGCCTACCTGCGGCGGCTCTCGCCAAACGGCACGCCCGTTTTCCCCGTCTACCACGGCATCGACCTGCGGCTTTTCGACGGCGACCGCGCCGACGCCCCGGCCGGCCCGCCCTGGCGCGTGCTGACCGTGGCCAGGCTTACGGCCAAGAAGGGCCTGGACACGGTGCTGGCCGCCCTGGGGGAGCTGGTCCGGCAGGGCTTCGATTGTACCTACGATCTGGTCGGCGAGGGCGAGGACCGGCCGGCCCTCCAAGCCCAGGCCCGCGCCCTTGGCCTGGCCGACCGGGTGACCTTCCACGGGGCGCTGCCCCACGAGGCCGTCCTGCACCTGTACCGCCGAGCCCACGTCTTCGCCCTGGGCTGCCGGGTGCTGCCAAACGGCGACCGCGACGGCGTGCCCAACGTCCTGGTCGAGGCCATGGCCATGGGTGTGCCCGTGGCCGCGACCAACGTCTCGGCCCTGCCGGAGCTGGCCAGGGACGGCGAGACGGCGCTGACCTGCCCCCCCGACGATCCGGCCGCCCTGGCCGCGGCCATCCGGCGCCTGGCCGAGGACGCGCCCCTGCGGGAGCGGCTGGTGCGGGCGGGGCAAGCGGCCGTGGCCCGCGATTTCGACAACGCCGCCAATACCCTGGCCCTGGCCGACATCTTTCGGCGCCATGCCGGCGCCCCGGCCGGGATCTTCGCCGCCGCCCGGCGGGGCGCGCCGTGA